The genomic stretch CTTTGGAGGAATATTAGCAATTAATCCTAATGTTTGTGGAGATGCATTTACTATCGCTTTAATTGTTTTTTAAATTTTTTAAAAGTCTTTTAGCATATTTCTCTCCAATAAAAGTAATAGAAGCAATAATATTTAATTGTTGTTGCTTTTCTTCCTTCTATTTTACCTCTAATTAGTAATCGACTTCCTTCTACTTAATATTTTTCTCAATTAACCATATTTTCCATAATCTTTACGTAATCCAAATATTATTTTAGAAAAATAAAGTTATAAATTTAGCTTTGTATAAGTACCATTTAATATTATTTTTAGCTTATTCAGAATTTCTCTTCCTACTAAAACTTCATCATTTATATACTCTGGATTAATTGGAATGTATACATTAACTTCTCCTAAATCTATTTTTGTAGTAACATCTTCAGAAACCAAAGCTCCCTCAATTTTATAAACCTCACAATTAACAATTCCTCCAAGAGGTGAACCAATTTTTTCCATACGAAAAGGCTTAAGTCCTTCAAAGAAACTTAACAATTTAATATTTGGATAAATTCCTCCATCAAATCCAGTATCGATTATCGCTGTACCAGTAGCTCTCATTTTCTTATCTTTACGTAATAAAGATATTTTAACTATTGGAATATCTGGAATTTTAGAACCAGTATACGAATAGCCATTAGGAAAATACTTATACTTCAGACTCAATGATCCAATCACTTCTCACTCTATTCATTGCTAACTTTGGAGATCTTAATTTAATAAAACTTTGATTTCTTAATTTCCATAATGCAGTTGGATAAATATCAGGTTTAATAGGCTCTTCAGGAATGCTAATATAGGCTTTAAGAGCCTCAACTATTATTGAGCTCTTAGATTTATTTGTATTTTTTGATAAACGTGAAAGGTTCCTGAACAATTCTTCTGGAAGACTTATACTTATTTTCTTAACCATATGCTACCAAGTAATACTTTATACTACTAATATTTAAATATAAATTTATAAAATATGATTTAATAAATTTTAATTTTCTTTCTAAAATAATTAAAGATATCGACATTATAGTAAATATAGTAGCTGAAACTCATGTAGATAAGCATATCTATCTAAGATCATTTCTTGAAAGCAATACTGTAAGTACTTTTAATCTTTTAGAAGTTATAAGAAATAATAATTCAAATATAAGAATAATTCATGTTTCAACAAATGAAGTACATTCAGATATTTTAACTGGCTCATACAAAGAAGGATTAAAACTTTTTTCCTATATGCTGCTTTAAAAGTTTCGGTAGATATGTTTTGTTCAACGGTTGAAAACAGAAAAGGTATTTTTATAGGTTTTTAAACGAATTTCCCTCATTTAAATCTTTTTTGCTTTAAAAAGGCAACGTTCTTTCACACCATCTAGATCTTAACTGTCCATTCCGAGTATTTCTTTACATTCTTCAATAAATATTCCTTTCTCTATTGCTACTACTTCCCCCTCTTTATAATCAAATATTTTTGAATATTCTTCAATTCATTCTTTATTAATATTCTTTCTAAATTTTCTTCTTGTTTTTCAAAATATTTTTTCATTTTTCTTTAATTGTTTGTTGAAGCGATGATATAAATGCTTCACATGCTTCTTTTAATTCTTCAAATAGTTTTAATAATTCTTCAGGTGAAATGCCTGTAGATGATAACATTCCGGTAGCTTGTTTAATAGCTTTTTTAATAGCTTCATCTTCAGAATTGCCTTGAGAAATCCAATATCTCCTTAATCTAATAGCAGAAATAAGAGCGCTTTCAACATGTTTATTCATTACATCTTTAGGCTTAACCCTAGCCATACTATACACTACCCATATATCTATATATAAACATTAAATAAAAATAAAAAATTAATCGATACCTTCGTAAATGACTTTATAGATATAGACATAAGCAACGGCAGTGTGAGGATTATCGCTACTAAAAACAAGCTTGAAATATTTCAAGCTTGGCTCTTGATAAATGAAGTAGGTTTGGCCTTGCCAAGTAGTAGGTTTGTAAGGGTTCAAATTTCCAATTAAAGTTTCACTCCAGAATTTGTCGCTAGCATAAACAATATTGCCACCTGCTCCAACATAAGCACTTTCATTAAATTTGGAAACGCCTAAATTTTTAGATTCCTGATTAGCAATTCTTAACATCCAAATCCATTTTCCCTCTTCACCATAACCAAGCAATCTTTGTCCATCATGAGTAACAAAAATAGCAACATAATCTACATTAAATCTTTTAAGAACTTTGATAGCAACTTCTTCTCTACTCATAAAAGCATAAGCAATCCAACCAATTTGAGTAGAGTTAAGAGTACCATTATCCGCTAGGGTAGTCCTATTACCCACTACATTTATCCAATATCCGTAGTCCCACCAGGATAGTATGACTGCCCCAGGTGGAGTGTTATCTTTTATCCATAAAAGAGCCTTTGCCCATGCATCTACAGTACCTCTTATTGGTACGCTGCTTGATAGTAATGTTGTTGGTGTTTGAACATTTTCTAATGGTGATACTCTATTATATGAAGTTGGCAATATTGCATATGGTGTCACATAAAATATTATCATCGATATTATCACTAATGGTGTTAATACAACATATTCTGGTGAAGGTAAAGCTCCTCTATATCTTTTCTTCCCTTCAACCATTATTTTTTGTAGATTTCTTGCTGTCATCTTTAATATTTCTGAAAGCGCGTATGCTGCTACTAATGTAAATACTGGTGCTGCTATCAATGTTAATCTTGCCATCGACGCTAAGAAATATGTTGAAAATAAAGTTAATAATGCTAAGAATATATCAGTATCTTTTCTTTTTGTTACCATATAATATATTCCAAAAGGTATTAATAACAATGCTGGTCCATAATCCAAGTATATTGTTGCCCATGTTGGCATTTGATGTTCTGCTACACTTACTAATATTGGCAATTCTTCTCTTAAAGTTGGCATTATTACTGATAAAAATTTTGTTCCTGGCAATGCTACTATTCCTATTGCTTCTATAACCACTGCTGCAATTATTATTGCTCCTATCATCATTATTTGTATTGCTAATTGTTTTTCCGGCTTTGCTAATTTGCTTATTTCTATTATTGCTAACACTACTATTGCTGCTATACTTGTTAATACTGTTATTTCTTTCAAATATCCAGGTCCTAATTTTGGAACATGAGTTGCTATCATTATCGCTACACTCATCGTTATTGTTGTTGCAATTAATAACTGTCTTCTATATCTTCCTAATATTACTAATACTAAAGCATATACTGGTATAAACATCATTGGAAATCTTGAAGCTCCCCAACTTGCTGTCATGTATCCTAATGAAATCCCTGCTATTATGCTATATACAATTGTTGATATTTTTGTACTTGTTTCTTTATTTGCTCTTAAATATGCTATAAATGCGATTATCATTAATGGTACTGCCAAAGATTCATCATCAAACCATCCTAAATGAGTTCTTCCTATATGTGCTGTATTTATTGCTAATAATAATGCTGCTAACAATCCTGCTGTTTTTCCACCTATCTCTTTTCCAAAATAATACATTAAAAGTACTGCAAATGTTCCTAAAATTACTGGAAATATTATTGCTAAATCCATTGTTTCTATATTTATTCCAATTGTTTCTAATGAAAGTTTTACAAAAGCTAATAAAAATGATAAACCATAAAAAGATGTTTGCGATGGGCTTCTTCCAAATGGATACCATACTGTTGTATCATACCATGAGAAAAAATCTTTAAATCCTCCCCATCCTCTATCAGTTATATATTTTGCCATTTTATATTGCCAATAAGGATCAAATTCAGATAATGTTGCTCCATATTTTAATGGCGTCATTCTTATTATAAATGCTATTATTAAACATGACATTATTATTGTTGCTTCCAATAAAGTTGTTGTTTTTGGAAGTTTCCTTTTTATCTTTTTATGAATTTTCTCTATTTTCATTTTTATGCTTGAAATTCTTGAAGTCTCCATTTCTCCCATTTTTTATTCTCTCTTTCTCTCTTTTTAGGAATATTTTAAGTTTTATTTTCTTATTCTTTATTTTTCTTTTTATTTTGCCTTTTTTAAAAAATCAATTTGATACTTATATGAACTCATCTCTAAACTCTAGCTCCTCCTTCAATGCTAATGATTTATCTTTTTAGCTACATTCGCTTATTATCCTTCAAATGCTCATATCATTGCTTTCATCATGCTTGAAGGAGGGTTTTGGGTTGAGTTCCAAAACCTCCTCCTTCCAGACTTCTATCTTTTTTATTCATTTTGAAGCCTAAAAGAAGCCCAACCCTTATTTCCCATAGTTTTATTAGAAATTTCTTTGTAATA from Nitrososphaerota archaeon encodes the following:
- a CDS encoding ribbon-helix-helix protein, CopG family → MVKKISISLPEELFRNLSRLSKNTNKSKSSIIVEALKAYISIPEEPIKPDIYPTALWKLRNQSFIKLRSPKLAMNRVRSDWIIESEV
- a CDS encoding STT3 domain-containing protein, whose amino-acid sequence is MGEMETSRISSIKMKIEKIHKKIKRKLPKTTTLLEATIIMSCLIIAFIIRMTPLKYGATLSEFDPYWQYKMAKYITDRGWGGFKDFFSWYDTTVWYPFGRSPSQTSFYGLSFLLAFVKLSLETIGINIETMDLAIIFPVILGTFAVLLMYYFGKEIGGKTAGLLAALLLAINTAHIGRTHLGWFDDESLAVPLMIIAFIAYLRANKETSTKISTIVYSIIAGISLGYMTASWGASRFPMMFIPVYALVLVILGRYRRQLLIATTITMSVAIMIATHVPKLGPGYLKEITVLTSIAAIVVLAIIEISKLAKPEKQLAIQIMMIGAIIIAAVVIEAIGIVALPGTKFLSVIMPTLREELPILVSVAEHQMPTWATIYLDYGPALLLIPFGIYYMVTKRKDTDIFLALLTLFSTYFLASMARLTLIAAPVFTLVAAYALSEILKMTARNLQKIMVEGKKRYRGALPSPEYVVLTPLVIISMIIFYVTPYAILPTSYNRVSPLENVQTPTTLLSSSVPIRGTVDAWAKALLWIKDNTPPGAVILSWWDYGYWINVVGNRTTLADNGTLNSTQIGWIAYAFMSREEVAIKVLKRFNVDYVAIFVTHDGQRLLGYGEEGKWIWMLRIANQESKNLGVSKFNESAYVGAGGNIVYASDKFWSETLIGNLNPYKPTTWQGQTYFIYQEPSLKYFKLVFSSDNPHTAVAYVYIYKVIYEGID